From the genome of Puniceicoccaceae bacterium:
TGCACAGGTATATTCACCGGAATCGGAAAAAACTTCCGTGCCCTTTCGGGAGAGATGCTGTGGTGGAACGGTAGTGATGGGATGCCACTGTGATTGCAGTTTTTTTACATTGGCACCTGATACAGGTTTCTTCACATTGAAGGCATGCTCAGGGACATGATATTGGAAGCAGTGCGGCAGGTTCGTGGCAAGGAGCCAGTTCGCCGCAGCATTACCAACGATGTGACCGTCAACGGTCGCAATGAATTCCTGTTTTTTGTAAAGCCCGAGTTGTTGCTTGATCGGGAATCCCTGCGCAGTGATGCGATTTTGGATCTCATCCTTGGCAAGCTGGATGCCTTTGATCTGAAGATCCGCAGCGCAAGTGTGCTTTCCGCAGGATACCTCGAAAAACATGAAATCATCGCGCAGCACTATGGCGTGATCAATCGCATTGCGAAGCATGCAAAGACAGCAGTATCTGAATCCGCCAAAATGCGCTTTGAGTCCATTTTTGGCGAACCTTTTGAGCGGGCCAAAGTGTTGGGGGGATTGGAAATCATGGATCAATTTCCAGGATTCACTCCTGAGTCTCTCGATTACCTTTGGCAAAACGGGAAGTTTGAGAAGCTGGCGGGAGGAACCTATGCGTTGCGCGTCAAGATCGACGGTGAAGGGATCTACCTCGTGAACGGGTTTCACCCGCGTCAGCTGCAACATTTTACAGAGCCGGGGCGGTGCATTGTTGTGTTTTCCCTGGTGGGGGATCTGGATTGGTCGCGCGCTCGCAGTGAGTTCATCGGTGCAACCTCTCCTGCTGATGCCCTTGCAGGCAGTATCCGGAGGGAGTTGTTGGAAAAGGCAGCGGAGTTTGGGCTTGCGGCGGTAACACCGAGTTGGAACGGAGTTCACCTTTCGGCAGGTCCAATCGAAGGATTGATTGAGCTGATCCGGTATCAGTCTGATTTTGAATCGGGCAAGCGCTTGTCTGTTGCAGATTTTGCTCTGGGTCGTGAGCTGATGCAGGAGTTTGGTGCTTCCCAAACGCAGCTGTTGCTCGAAAATCCGGAATTGTCCACCGAGAATGGAAAAGTTACGGTGTTCGACCTGACGGAGGAACAGAATGCTGCTGATGCGCTTGCGCTGCTGAAGTCTGCAGGAGTTTCCGAAACCTAAGGTCATCTTTGAATCGAAGCTCGTGAAAGTTCTGCACATCGAGTCCGGTCGCCACCTCTATGGCGGAGCACAACAGGTGCTGTTCCTGTTGCGCAACCTACCGAAGCAGGGTGTCGAGAGTGTGTTGCTGTGTGAACAACGCAGCGCCATTGCACAGGCTTGTGAGAGCGAGGGCATTGTGACCTTGAGGGCGGCGATGTCGGGCGATCTTGACCTGCGCACACCTGTGCATATTCGTCGCGCCTGCCAGAAGGTTCGACCCGATCTGATCCATGTGCACAGCCGTCGTGGAGTTGATTTCTGGGCGGGGTGGGTTGCCCGGCAATTGGGCATCCCGGCCGTGATTTCGCGCCGCGTTGACAATCCGGAACCCTCCTGGCTCGCGCAGCGAAAATACGGAATGTATGCGCGGGTGATTACCATTTCGGAGGGGATTCGACAGGTTCTTCTGAGGCAGGGTGTTCCGGAAACCAAGCTCGCACTCGTGCGCAGTGCCCTGGAGTTTGACAGTTACCCCGAAGCAATTCCGGTGGAGGTCTTTCGGCAGCGGTTTGGCATTCGACCCGGAGCGCGTGTCGTAGCCTGTGCGGCTCAGCTCATTGACCGCAAGGGTCATCGCTACCTTTTGGAAGCCCTCCCTGC
Proteins encoded in this window:
- a CDS encoding glycosyltransferase produces the protein MKVLHIESGRHLYGGAQQVLFLLRNLPKQGVESVLLCEQRSAIAQACESEGIVTLRAAMSGDLDLRTPVHIRRACQKVRPDLIHVHSRRGVDFWAGWVARQLGIPAVISRRVDNPEPSWLAQRKYGMYARVITISEGIRQVLLRQGVPETKLALVRSALEFDSYPEAIPVEVFRQRFGIRPGARVVACAAQLIDRKGHRYLLEALPA